A region of Streptomyces sp. R44 DNA encodes the following proteins:
- a CDS encoding L,D-transpeptidase: protein MLRSRTRALALASTVLALALAAPAGTAANAAPTAPQARAAGGRVTLVFDKNPKNPTYSKLTAYLGKRVLGQWRAGSGTTTNPCQVGKGRSGGWLPNGTYAIPFRTKTHNGKAIKGYAIRLADKKCKGDRGANRDELFIHSRMTVNGASQWRGDRDYKSLGCVKLRPDHIKALFKTLDTYGEAKTLKVVA, encoded by the coding sequence ATGCTCCGTTCCAGGACACGCGCCCTCGCCCTCGCCTCCACCGTCCTCGCCCTCGCTCTGGCCGCCCCCGCGGGCACCGCCGCCAACGCCGCGCCCACCGCCCCTCAGGCCCGGGCCGCGGGCGGCCGGGTGACGCTCGTCTTCGACAAGAACCCGAAGAACCCCACGTACTCCAAGCTCACGGCCTACCTCGGCAAGCGCGTGCTCGGACAGTGGCGTGCGGGCTCGGGCACGACCACCAACCCCTGCCAGGTCGGCAAGGGCAGGAGCGGCGGATGGCTGCCGAACGGCACGTACGCCATCCCCTTCCGCACCAAGACCCACAACGGCAAGGCGATCAAGGGGTACGCGATCCGCCTCGCCGACAAGAAGTGCAAGGGCGACAGGGGCGCCAACCGGGACGAGCTCTTCATCCACAGCCGCATGACCGTGAACGGCGCCTCGCAGTGGCGCGGCGACCGCGACTACAAGTCCCTCGGCTGCGTGAAGCTGCGCCCGGACCACATCAAGGCCCTGTTCAAGACCCTCGACACGTACGGCGAGGCCAAGACCCTCAAGGTCGTCGCCTGA
- a CDS encoding amidohydrolase produces MPALSRRTMLAGAAALAGATATAAGAAPAQAASADRAQAATADRTAGHRSRTVVFRDVRPFGAAKATDLVVVDGRISDGPAPHGAKVVDGGGRIALPSLVDAHIHPDKTTWGGSWVSRRPASAIADYVAQDVELFRAQRRPVGERAYGLMSHAVARGTRGMRAHADVAPAYGLAGVEGVAEARERLRHALDVQIVAFPQHGVIRTPGTAALLEKAAREGLIDMIGGIDPIGFDQALDEQLDVVFGIADRHGVGVDIHLHDRGEKGMRAMRGIVERTRALSLAGKVTVSHVFCLPGLTDRELGTIATDLGEQDIALTTVAPSDSLVLPIARLREHGVRVGLGSDGVRDSWSPFGDADMLHRAHILGWVTDVRLDDELNECYRVATHGGADVMGLAHADFRPGAPADFVLVRGECLPQVVVDMPRRDVVVHGGAVVARDGEFLA; encoded by the coding sequence ATGCCCGCCCTCTCCCGCCGCACCATGCTCGCCGGTGCCGCCGCACTGGCCGGAGCCACGGCCACGGCGGCCGGCGCCGCCCCCGCCCAGGCGGCCAGTGCCGACCGGGCCCAGGCGGCGACCGCCGACCGGACCGCCGGGCACCGTTCCAGGACGGTGGTGTTCCGCGACGTGCGCCCGTTCGGCGCCGCGAAGGCCACGGATCTCGTGGTCGTCGACGGCCGGATCTCGGACGGCCCCGCGCCGCACGGCGCGAAGGTCGTCGACGGCGGCGGCCGCATCGCGCTCCCGTCCCTCGTCGACGCGCACATCCACCCCGACAAGACCACCTGGGGCGGCTCCTGGGTGAGCCGGCGGCCGGCCTCCGCCATCGCCGACTACGTCGCGCAGGACGTGGAGCTGTTCCGCGCCCAGCGCCGCCCCGTCGGCGAGCGTGCCTACGGCCTGATGAGCCACGCCGTCGCCCGCGGCACCCGCGGGATGCGGGCCCACGCCGACGTGGCCCCGGCCTACGGCCTGGCCGGGGTCGAGGGCGTCGCGGAGGCCCGCGAGCGGCTGCGCCACGCCCTGGACGTGCAGATCGTGGCGTTCCCGCAGCACGGCGTGATCCGCACCCCGGGCACGGCGGCGCTCCTGGAGAAGGCGGCGCGCGAGGGCCTGATCGACATGATCGGCGGCATCGACCCGATCGGCTTCGACCAGGCGCTCGACGAGCAGCTCGACGTCGTGTTCGGCATCGCGGACCGGCACGGCGTCGGCGTGGACATCCACCTCCACGACCGCGGCGAGAAGGGCATGCGGGCGATGCGCGGCATCGTCGAGCGCACCCGCGCCCTCTCCCTCGCCGGCAAGGTCACCGTCAGCCACGTCTTCTGTCTTCCGGGCCTGACGGACCGTGAACTCGGCACCATAGCGACCGACTTGGGGGAGCAGGACATCGCGCTGACGACGGTCGCGCCGTCCGACTCCCTGGTGCTGCCGATCGCCCGGCTGCGCGAGCACGGCGTACGGGTCGGGCTCGGCTCCGACGGTGTGCGCGACTCCTGGAGCCCGTTCGGCGACGCGGACATGCTGCACCGCGCGCACATCCTGGGGTGGGTGACGGACGTACGCCTCGACGACGAGCTCAACGAGTGCTACCGGGTCGCGACCCACGGCGGCGCGGACGTCATGGGGCTCGCCCACGCCGACTTCCGGCCCGGCGCCCCGGCCGACTTCGTCCTGGTGCGCGGCGAGTGCCTGCCGCAGGTCGTCGTCGACATGCCGCGCCGGGACGTGGTCGTGCACGGTGGTGCGGTCGTGGCCCGCGACGGGGAGTTCCTCGCCTGA
- a CDS encoding VOC family protein: MAVTFNHTIIASKNRDESARFFRELLELPEAPSWGPFLNIQLADGVLLQFAEPPVDIQMQHYAFLLDDELFDRAYQRLCEGGVEHWADPQMQRPGETNTEHGGRGVYFKDPSGHAIELITRPYL, encoded by the coding sequence ATGGCAGTCACGTTCAACCACACCATCATCGCGTCCAAGAACCGCGACGAGTCCGCGCGCTTCTTCCGCGAGTTGCTGGAACTCCCCGAGGCACCGTCCTGGGGCCCCTTCCTCAACATCCAGCTCGCCGACGGGGTCCTGCTCCAGTTCGCCGAACCCCCGGTGGACATCCAGATGCAGCACTACGCGTTCCTGCTCGACGACGAGCTCTTCGACCGGGCGTACCAGCGCCTCTGCGAGGGCGGCGTCGAGCACTGGGCCGATCCGCAGATGCAGCGCCCGGGTGAGACCAACACGGAACACGGCGGCCGTGGGGTCTATTTCAAGGACCCCTCCGGGCACGCGATCGAGCTGATCACGCGGCCGTACCTGTAG
- a CDS encoding amidohydrolase family protein, with product MCLEATPPPSRSLTRRGVLAGAAALAGTVAASGTAAAAASSTGAARGDGTPGGGDLVIRGGTLLDPATGEVTENAVVVIEGGTVRAAGREGTVTVPQGVTALDADGHWVLPGLVDAHIHLSTAAEARDAVRKGATSARSGSTTFYQDIAVRELARHSPELAPRLTAAGVFVTPDLGDTVLADPDLTPLARLKEGVRSAEALRRVVEVNLSRGADVIKTRVNERAGLPEQDPLAQVYSYEQLAEIVAAARRRGKGVLCHSYSERGCHDAVTAGIRSLEHGAFVGERTLAEMRRRGTYFTPTLTAIAGLAESTNPVLAERGRTYLPVLKRAVLAAHELGVPLAAGTDSSGGTVRPIGREVELMRAAGLPALDAIRTATTGAARLLGVERTVGRLARGFAGDAILVAGDPLNDVTLLKQPTRVVRAGLAL from the coding sequence ATGTGCCTCGAAGCCACCCCGCCGCCCTCCCGCTCGCTGACCCGCCGTGGTGTCCTGGCCGGTGCGGCCGCGCTCGCCGGCACGGTGGCCGCGTCCGGGACGGCGGCGGCCGCCGCGTCCTCGACGGGCGCGGCCCGGGGCGACGGAACTCCGGGCGGAGGCGATCTGGTGATCCGGGGCGGCACCCTCCTGGACCCCGCCACCGGCGAGGTCACCGAGAACGCCGTCGTGGTGATCGAGGGCGGAACGGTGCGCGCGGCGGGCCGCGAGGGCACCGTCACCGTGCCGCAGGGCGTCACGGCCCTCGACGCGGACGGCCACTGGGTGCTGCCCGGCCTCGTGGACGCGCACATCCACCTCAGCACCGCCGCCGAGGCGCGCGACGCCGTGCGTAAGGGCGCGACCAGCGCGCGCAGCGGATCCACCACCTTCTACCAGGACATCGCCGTCCGCGAACTCGCCCGGCACAGCCCGGAACTCGCCCCCCGCCTGACGGCCGCCGGCGTGTTCGTCACCCCGGACCTCGGCGACACCGTCCTCGCCGACCCGGACCTCACGCCGCTCGCGCGCCTCAAGGAGGGTGTGCGGTCGGCCGAGGCGCTGCGCCGCGTCGTCGAGGTGAACCTCTCCCGCGGCGCCGATGTCATCAAGACCCGCGTCAACGAACGCGCCGGGCTGCCGGAACAGGACCCGCTGGCCCAGGTGTACTCGTACGAGCAGCTCGCCGAGATCGTCGCCGCCGCCCGGAGGCGCGGCAAGGGGGTCCTCTGCCACAGCTACAGCGAGCGGGGCTGCCACGACGCCGTCACGGCCGGCATCCGCTCGCTGGAACACGGCGCGTTCGTCGGCGAGCGCACGCTGGCCGAAATGCGCCGCAGGGGTACGTACTTCACCCCGACCCTCACGGCCATCGCGGGCCTCGCCGAGTCCACGAACCCCGTCCTCGCCGAACGCGGCCGCACCTACCTTCCGGTCCTGAAGCGGGCCGTCCTCGCCGCGCACGAACTCGGCGTCCCGCTCGCCGCGGGCACCGACTCGTCCGGCGGCACCGTGCGGCCGATCGGGCGCGAGGTGGAGCTGATGCGCGCGGCCGGCCTGCCGGCGCTCGACGCGATCCGCACCGCGACGACCGGCGCGGCGCGGCTCCTCGGCGTGGAGCGCACGGTGGGCCGCCTCGCCCGCGGCTTCGCGGGCGACGCGATCCTGGTGGCCGGCGACCCGCTGAACGACGTGACGCTCCTGAAGCAGCCGACCCGTGTGGTACGAGCGGGCCTCGCGCTCTGA